In Takifugu flavidus isolate HTHZ2018 chromosome 13, ASM371156v2, whole genome shotgun sequence, the following are encoded in one genomic region:
- the zgc:162879 gene encoding ras and EF-hand domain-containing protein isoform X1 produces MDGTGPDLRTLFSACDVNKSGRIEYEDFTAVCRELSVPDAHVRSLFDKFDAGDDGYIDYGNFSSRFQEVSETLDLASLGTGSFQNQSYPWDVLVDGRGMEALVSESLREQLADLHQAIRSSADETLLQQYEEIIQSLLAHIQDNRLQCQQLETSLKRSEEMNNSQLSELEDDIQQQLAATEQRVRDEQRKKMEEILAGVQRKYENKVADLQTSVDKLLKSQEDSDFKRTQEEVVQFNRQMSKLSQENELLRTSLLKAQTDVAILRSELDKLKNMYADQRAQHNRERADLKRMVEEYQAYSSHIQLLQETNKNLYDSNDGLRSALATAAKRRLSPQNEVPARRMKPLRQSTLNHGSSELNSSKTAYSHVASWADKYLDSGVSLTMDTAESAGSDYDSDDSRSSRETVHRSYSYVPSDGEVLEVKPEAARSATPSRASSIASSLRRRLSAFSAKPLETEVEGTEEPAPMFRLVLAGDAGAGKSSFLLRLTLNEFRGDIPTTLGVDFQMKSMLVDGEKTSLQIWDTAGQERFRSIARSYFRKAHGVLLLYDVTSESSFLSVRAWVDQVQDSTEDKIPMCVVGNKVDLREQRPEGSCVSALQGEKLAKAYGALFCETSAKDGTNIVEAVLHLARECRNPAQQSPGRITPQSGHQSVTGHTHYSLAHPHQGENMTTDKYPQLPCCYLITVQIPICRSW; encoded by the exons ATGGACGGAACCGGACCCGATCTCCGGACGCTGTTTTCCGCCTGCGACGTGAACAAGTCCGGCAGGATCGAGTACGAGGATTTCACGGCGGTGTGCCGCGAGCTCAGCGTCCCCGACGCTCACGTCAGAAGTTTGTTCGACAAGTTCGACGCGGGTGATGACGGATACATCGACTACggcaacttctcctccaggtttcAGGAGGTGTCGGAGACTCTGGACCTGGCGTCTCTCGGCACCGGGTCGTTCCAGAACCAGAGCTATCCGTGGGACGTGTTGGTGGATgggagagggatggaggctCTTGTCTCTGAAAG CCTGAGGGAGCAGCTGGCGGATCTGCACCAGGCCATCCGCTCATCTGCAGACGAGACTCTGCTGCAGCAGTACGAGGAGATCATCCAGTCCCTGCTCGCTCACATCCAGGACAACAGGCTCCAGTGCCAGCAGCTGGAAACCAGTTTAAAGCG ATCCGAGGAAATGAACAACAGTCAGCTGTCGGAGCTGGAGGAcgacatccagcagcagctcgccGCCACAGAGCAGAGGGTCAGAGATGAG CAGCgaaagaaaatggaggaaattcTGGCGGGTGTGCAGAGGAAGTATGAGAACAAGGTGGCAGACCTGCAGACAAGCGTGGACAAACTGCTGAAG AGCCAAGAAGACTCCGATTTCAAACgcacacaggaggaggtggtccAGTTCAACAGACAAATGAGCAAACTCTCGCAG GAGAACGAGCTGCTGCGCACGTCCCTGCTGAAAGCCCAGACCGACGTCGCCATCCTCCGCTCGGAGCTGGACAAACTGAAGAACATGTACGCCGATCAAAGAGCACAACACAATAG AGAGAGGGCTGATTTGAAGAGGATGGTGGAGGAATACCAGGCATATTCCAGTCATATCCAGCTTCTTCA GGAAACAAACAAGAATCTGTATGACAGCAACGATGGACTTCGCTCAGCGTTGGCCACCGCGGCTAAACGGAGG CTGTCTCCCCAAAATGAAGTCCCGGCCCGCCGGATGAAGCCTCTGCGACAGAGCACGCTGAACCACGGCAG CTCAGAGCTGAATTCCAGCAAAACGGCCTACTCTCATGTGGCCAGCTGGGCTGATAAGTACCTGGACAGTGGCGTTTCTCTCACCATGGACACGGCGGAGAGCGCGGGCAGCGACTACGACAGCGACGACAGCAGGAGCTCCCGGGAAACGGTGCATCGCAGTTACTCGTACGTCCCGTCTGACGGGGAG GTATTGGAGGTCAAACCCGAAGCGGCGCGGTCTGCCACGCCCAGCAGAGCGAGCTCCATAGCGTCGTCTCTTCGGAGACGTTTGTCTGCCTTCTCTGCAAAG cctctggaAACAGAAGTAGAAGGCACAGAGGAACCCGCTCCAATGTTCCGTCTGGTTTTAGCTGGAGATGCGGGAGCGGGGAAGTCCAGCTTCCTGCTGAGGCTGACGCTGAACGAGTTCAGAGGAGACATCCCGACAACGCTGG GTGTTGATTTCCAAATGAAGAGCATGCTTGTGGATGGGGAGAAGACCAGCCTGCAGATATGGGACACGGCGGGACAGGAGAG GTTTCGTAGCATCGCCAGGTCCTATTTCCGGAAAGCTCACGGAGTCCTGCTCCTCTACGACGTCACTTCAGAGAGCAGCTTTCTCAGCGTCAGAGCGTGGGTGGATCAGGTCCAG GACTCCACAGAGGACAAAATCCCGATGTGTGTCGTTGGAAACAAGGTGGACCTCCGAGAGCAGCGTCCAGAGGGCAGCTGCGTCAGCGCCCTGCAGGGGGAGAAGTTGGCCAAG GCGTACGGGGCTCTGTTCTGTGAAACCAGCGCCAAAGATGGGACAAACATCGTGGAGGCCGTGCTTCACCTCGCCAG GGAGTGTAGGAATCCGGCTCAGCAGTCACCAGGCAGGATTACACCCCAGTCAGGTCACCAGTccgtcacaggacacacacactattCACTCGCACACCCGCACCAAGGGGAGAACATGACGACAGATAAATACCCCCAGCTACCTTGTTGCTACCTGATAACAGTTCAAATTCCTATTTGTCGATCTTGGTAG
- the zgc:162879 gene encoding ras and EF-hand domain-containing protein isoform X2: MDGTGPDLRTLFSACDVNKSGRIEYEDFTAVCRELSVPDAHVRSLFDKFDAGDDGYIDYGNFSSRFQEVSETLDLASLGTGSFQNQSYPWDVLVDGRGMEALVSESLREQLADLHQAIRSSADETLLQQYEEIIQSLLAHIQDNRLQCQQLETSLKRSEEMNNSQLSELEDDIQQQLAATEQRVRDEQRKKMEEILAGVQRKYENKVADLQTSVDKLLKSQEDSDFKRTQEEVVQFNRQMSKLSQENELLRTSLLKAQTDVAILRSELDKLKNMYADQRAQHNRERADLKRMVEEYQAYSSHIQLLQETNKNLYDSNDGLRSALATAAKRRLSPQNEVPARRMKPLRQSTLNHGSSELNSSKTAYSHVASWADKYLDSGVSLTMDTAESAGSDYDSDDSRSSRETVHRSYSYVPSDGEVLEVKPEAARSATPSRASSIASSLRRRLSAFSAKPLETEVEGTEEPAPMFRLVLAGDAGAGKSSFLLRLTLNEFRGDIPTTLGVDFQMKSMLVDGEKTSLQIWDTAGQERFRSIARSYFRKAHGVLLLYDVTSESSFLSVRAWVDQVQDSTEDKIPMCVVGNKVDLREQRPEGSCVSALQGEKLAKAYGALFCETSAKDGTNIVEAVLHLARECRNPAQQSPGRITPQSDFPVTFSRFNTASALIYDTSRAAHF, translated from the exons ATGGACGGAACCGGACCCGATCTCCGGACGCTGTTTTCCGCCTGCGACGTGAACAAGTCCGGCAGGATCGAGTACGAGGATTTCACGGCGGTGTGCCGCGAGCTCAGCGTCCCCGACGCTCACGTCAGAAGTTTGTTCGACAAGTTCGACGCGGGTGATGACGGATACATCGACTACggcaacttctcctccaggtttcAGGAGGTGTCGGAGACTCTGGACCTGGCGTCTCTCGGCACCGGGTCGTTCCAGAACCAGAGCTATCCGTGGGACGTGTTGGTGGATgggagagggatggaggctCTTGTCTCTGAAAG CCTGAGGGAGCAGCTGGCGGATCTGCACCAGGCCATCCGCTCATCTGCAGACGAGACTCTGCTGCAGCAGTACGAGGAGATCATCCAGTCCCTGCTCGCTCACATCCAGGACAACAGGCTCCAGTGCCAGCAGCTGGAAACCAGTTTAAAGCG ATCCGAGGAAATGAACAACAGTCAGCTGTCGGAGCTGGAGGAcgacatccagcagcagctcgccGCCACAGAGCAGAGGGTCAGAGATGAG CAGCgaaagaaaatggaggaaattcTGGCGGGTGTGCAGAGGAAGTATGAGAACAAGGTGGCAGACCTGCAGACAAGCGTGGACAAACTGCTGAAG AGCCAAGAAGACTCCGATTTCAAACgcacacaggaggaggtggtccAGTTCAACAGACAAATGAGCAAACTCTCGCAG GAGAACGAGCTGCTGCGCACGTCCCTGCTGAAAGCCCAGACCGACGTCGCCATCCTCCGCTCGGAGCTGGACAAACTGAAGAACATGTACGCCGATCAAAGAGCACAACACAATAG AGAGAGGGCTGATTTGAAGAGGATGGTGGAGGAATACCAGGCATATTCCAGTCATATCCAGCTTCTTCA GGAAACAAACAAGAATCTGTATGACAGCAACGATGGACTTCGCTCAGCGTTGGCCACCGCGGCTAAACGGAGG CTGTCTCCCCAAAATGAAGTCCCGGCCCGCCGGATGAAGCCTCTGCGACAGAGCACGCTGAACCACGGCAG CTCAGAGCTGAATTCCAGCAAAACGGCCTACTCTCATGTGGCCAGCTGGGCTGATAAGTACCTGGACAGTGGCGTTTCTCTCACCATGGACACGGCGGAGAGCGCGGGCAGCGACTACGACAGCGACGACAGCAGGAGCTCCCGGGAAACGGTGCATCGCAGTTACTCGTACGTCCCGTCTGACGGGGAG GTATTGGAGGTCAAACCCGAAGCGGCGCGGTCTGCCACGCCCAGCAGAGCGAGCTCCATAGCGTCGTCTCTTCGGAGACGTTTGTCTGCCTTCTCTGCAAAG cctctggaAACAGAAGTAGAAGGCACAGAGGAACCCGCTCCAATGTTCCGTCTGGTTTTAGCTGGAGATGCGGGAGCGGGGAAGTCCAGCTTCCTGCTGAGGCTGACGCTGAACGAGTTCAGAGGAGACATCCCGACAACGCTGG GTGTTGATTTCCAAATGAAGAGCATGCTTGTGGATGGGGAGAAGACCAGCCTGCAGATATGGGACACGGCGGGACAGGAGAG GTTTCGTAGCATCGCCAGGTCCTATTTCCGGAAAGCTCACGGAGTCCTGCTCCTCTACGACGTCACTTCAGAGAGCAGCTTTCTCAGCGTCAGAGCGTGGGTGGATCAGGTCCAG GACTCCACAGAGGACAAAATCCCGATGTGTGTCGTTGGAAACAAGGTGGACCTCCGAGAGCAGCGTCCAGAGGGCAGCTGCGTCAGCGCCCTGCAGGGGGAGAAGTTGGCCAAG GCGTACGGGGCTCTGTTCTGTGAAACCAGCGCCAAAGATGGGACAAACATCGTGGAGGCCGTGCTTCACCTCGCCAG GGAGTGTAGGAATCCGGCTCAGCAGTCACCAGGCAGGATTACACCCCAGTCAG ATTTCCCTGTGACCTTCAGCCGCTTCAACACGGCGTCTGCACTTATCTATGACACCAGCAGGGCGGCGCACTTCTGA
- the zgc:162879 gene encoding ras and EF-hand domain-containing protein isoform X3, which produces MDGTGPDLRTLFSACDVNKSGRIEYEDFTAVCRELSVPDAHVRSLFDKFDAGDDGYIDYGNFSSRFQEVSETLDLASLGTGSFQNQSYPWDVLVDGRGMEALVSESLREQLADLHQAIRSSADETLLQQYEEIIQSLLAHIQDNRLQCQQLETSLKRSEEMNNSQLSELEDDIQQQLAATEQRVRDEQRKKMEEILAGVQRKYENKVADLQTSVDKLLKSQEDSDFKRTQEEVVQFNRQMSKLSQENELLRTSLLKAQTDVAILRSELDKLKNMYADQRAQHNRERADLKRMVEEYQAYSSHIQLLQETNKNLYDSNDGLRSALATAAKRRLSPQNEVPARRMKPLRQSTLNHGSSELNSSKTAYSHVASWADKYLDSGVSLTMDTAESAGSDYDSDDSRSSRETVHRSYSYVPSDGEVLEVKPEAARSATPSRASSIASSLRRRLSAFSAKPLETEVEGTEEPAPMFRLVLAGDAGAGKSSFLLRLTLNEFRGDIPTTLGVDFQMKSMLVDGEKTSLQIWDTAGQERFRSIARSYFRKAHGVLLLYDVTSESSFLSVRAWVDQVQDSTEDKIPMCVVGNKVDLREQRPEGSCVSALQGEKLAKAYGALFCETSAKDGTNIVEAVLHLAREVKKSVKGRRQSDSQVRLSPARPKTTFDSCCRL; this is translated from the exons ATGGACGGAACCGGACCCGATCTCCGGACGCTGTTTTCCGCCTGCGACGTGAACAAGTCCGGCAGGATCGAGTACGAGGATTTCACGGCGGTGTGCCGCGAGCTCAGCGTCCCCGACGCTCACGTCAGAAGTTTGTTCGACAAGTTCGACGCGGGTGATGACGGATACATCGACTACggcaacttctcctccaggtttcAGGAGGTGTCGGAGACTCTGGACCTGGCGTCTCTCGGCACCGGGTCGTTCCAGAACCAGAGCTATCCGTGGGACGTGTTGGTGGATgggagagggatggaggctCTTGTCTCTGAAAG CCTGAGGGAGCAGCTGGCGGATCTGCACCAGGCCATCCGCTCATCTGCAGACGAGACTCTGCTGCAGCAGTACGAGGAGATCATCCAGTCCCTGCTCGCTCACATCCAGGACAACAGGCTCCAGTGCCAGCAGCTGGAAACCAGTTTAAAGCG ATCCGAGGAAATGAACAACAGTCAGCTGTCGGAGCTGGAGGAcgacatccagcagcagctcgccGCCACAGAGCAGAGGGTCAGAGATGAG CAGCgaaagaaaatggaggaaattcTGGCGGGTGTGCAGAGGAAGTATGAGAACAAGGTGGCAGACCTGCAGACAAGCGTGGACAAACTGCTGAAG AGCCAAGAAGACTCCGATTTCAAACgcacacaggaggaggtggtccAGTTCAACAGACAAATGAGCAAACTCTCGCAG GAGAACGAGCTGCTGCGCACGTCCCTGCTGAAAGCCCAGACCGACGTCGCCATCCTCCGCTCGGAGCTGGACAAACTGAAGAACATGTACGCCGATCAAAGAGCACAACACAATAG AGAGAGGGCTGATTTGAAGAGGATGGTGGAGGAATACCAGGCATATTCCAGTCATATCCAGCTTCTTCA GGAAACAAACAAGAATCTGTATGACAGCAACGATGGACTTCGCTCAGCGTTGGCCACCGCGGCTAAACGGAGG CTGTCTCCCCAAAATGAAGTCCCGGCCCGCCGGATGAAGCCTCTGCGACAGAGCACGCTGAACCACGGCAG CTCAGAGCTGAATTCCAGCAAAACGGCCTACTCTCATGTGGCCAGCTGGGCTGATAAGTACCTGGACAGTGGCGTTTCTCTCACCATGGACACGGCGGAGAGCGCGGGCAGCGACTACGACAGCGACGACAGCAGGAGCTCCCGGGAAACGGTGCATCGCAGTTACTCGTACGTCCCGTCTGACGGGGAG GTATTGGAGGTCAAACCCGAAGCGGCGCGGTCTGCCACGCCCAGCAGAGCGAGCTCCATAGCGTCGTCTCTTCGGAGACGTTTGTCTGCCTTCTCTGCAAAG cctctggaAACAGAAGTAGAAGGCACAGAGGAACCCGCTCCAATGTTCCGTCTGGTTTTAGCTGGAGATGCGGGAGCGGGGAAGTCCAGCTTCCTGCTGAGGCTGACGCTGAACGAGTTCAGAGGAGACATCCCGACAACGCTGG GTGTTGATTTCCAAATGAAGAGCATGCTTGTGGATGGGGAGAAGACCAGCCTGCAGATATGGGACACGGCGGGACAGGAGAG GTTTCGTAGCATCGCCAGGTCCTATTTCCGGAAAGCTCACGGAGTCCTGCTCCTCTACGACGTCACTTCAGAGAGCAGCTTTCTCAGCGTCAGAGCGTGGGTGGATCAGGTCCAG GACTCCACAGAGGACAAAATCCCGATGTGTGTCGTTGGAAACAAGGTGGACCTCCGAGAGCAGCGTCCAGAGGGCAGCTGCGTCAGCGCCCTGCAGGGGGAGAAGTTGGCCAAG GCGTACGGGGCTCTGTTCTGTGAAACCAGCGCCAAAGATGGGACAAACATCGTGGAGGCCGTGCTTCACCTCGCCAG AGAAGTAAAGAAGAGTGTCAAAGGGAGGCGTCAGTCAGATTCTCAGGTCAGGCTGAGTCCAGCCAGACCAAAGACCACCTTTGACAGCTGCTGTCGGCTCTGA